In one window of Deinococcus ruber DNA:
- a CDS encoding ATP-binding protein, which produces MHPSSWRIQVIGQARIAGPGDAAPAALERKLAACVAYLALEGATPRSRLVGLFWPDSPEATARNNLSQMLRKLRLATGTDLITGTDELCLIPDLSVDARQARDAFTQGRLQELLSLQGDFLQHLRYDDCPDLDDWITAERERLLEWRSQALRAVLTRAEREGDYAQALELARTLLDLDPVSEEAHRHVMRLHYLHGDRPAALRAYRRCQEVLRREFGVSPLPETVQLAREIDRGTVPVLTPHRAVTLPLAVQRPPHLVGREREWAQMEAVWDQVLFIYLRGAPGSGKTRLAQDFAASKGEYVVYGGRPGDTQVPFASSARNARTVLDRFPDVPLQEWVRREMARVLPELALPAEVLTPLSSEADVLRLRQAMQVFFAERTAHLACALVDDWQFYDYDSNQDGVFMWTTPLPQGVGGRMPKMIVTYRPDEVTPESEALIGRLVEQGLGVFIDLEPLQRDDIELLMDDLGVPPDPRARDRLRSHSGGNPLFLLETVKYLLESGQFEGGLPERLPLPPKVGQLIERRLALLSPPALQAVRAAAVLQRDFDVELVAQVLGAPLFDLLGAWEELESAQIMRGESFSHDLVYEAVRQGVPASIWPLLHRGAARALEGQGAHPARIATHWLGGGKPALAAPCWLAAAETARARYLTGTVADNLGQAGDAFWAAGNADAAFDAWMQQAEELFYLERLDDFLACAEAMQARASTLRQRGIVQRLISARHWMHGDADGAVRAADLGLTYAVQAADLRLEAELLELRGAVSLQSYPSQDLHESLERMMVIGNTLNDRLIQAKAHIMLSTQFSERELRVSLHHAEAGERLFRSLHDSTGVAACAQKAASAYLKLGDLGAVRGTLARKAAELAQGDRPITQQFYLLESQAHCDYAQGHYRQALAALGEALSLEVMHGPLWRPGLRAWRATVLADLGASDEALAEVRTVLCGLPTSLHHRLEVRVLSLDVLAALGQWAEAAAALSEAQRVPHGGVYWGARLELARAALLPPAERLPILNDVLRRSREDGLRGLSLAAEVRRNAARLALNLAPLPWEADPTDHPAGVIGLPEWLSVRVQVAAALGPQQQAEAWSAFRTWTVQAVRSDVPPEYRAAFLRQARIRSVVPQSEVETLPSFKD; this is translated from the coding sequence ATGCACCCGTCGTCGTGGCGCATTCAGGTGATCGGTCAGGCGCGGATCGCTGGCCCCGGTGACGCGGCTCCCGCTGCACTCGAACGCAAACTCGCCGCGTGTGTGGCCTACCTCGCGCTGGAAGGTGCCACGCCCCGTTCGCGGCTGGTCGGCCTGTTCTGGCCCGATTCCCCCGAGGCGACGGCCCGCAACAATCTCTCGCAGATGCTGAGAAAGTTGCGCCTCGCCACCGGCACCGATCTGATCACCGGCACCGATGAACTGTGCCTGATCCCCGACCTGAGCGTGGATGCGCGGCAGGCCCGCGACGCCTTCACGCAGGGCCGACTTCAGGAACTGCTGTCGTTGCAGGGAGATTTTCTTCAGCACCTGAGATACGACGACTGCCCAGACCTTGACGACTGGATCACCGCCGAACGCGAGCGTCTGCTGGAGTGGCGAAGTCAGGCGCTGCGGGCGGTGCTGACGCGGGCCGAGCGGGAGGGCGACTACGCGCAGGCACTGGAACTCGCCCGCACATTGCTGGACCTCGATCCCGTTTCGGAGGAGGCGCACCGCCATGTGATGCGCCTGCACTATCTGCACGGCGACCGCCCGGCGGCGCTGCGAGCGTATCGCCGCTGTCAGGAGGTGCTGCGGCGAGAATTTGGTGTGTCGCCCCTGCCCGAGACGGTGCAGCTCGCCCGTGAGATCGACCGGGGAACCGTGCCCGTGCTGACGCCGCACCGGGCAGTGACGTTGCCGCTGGCCGTGCAGCGCCCGCCTCATCTGGTGGGCCGCGAGCGCGAGTGGGCGCAGATGGAGGCCGTCTGGGATCAGGTGCTGTTCATCTATCTGCGCGGCGCACCCGGATCGGGAAAAACCCGTCTGGCTCAGGATTTTGCTGCCAGCAAAGGCGAGTATGTCGTGTACGGCGGTCGTCCGGGCGATACGCAGGTACCGTTCGCTTCCTCGGCCCGCAATGCCCGCACGGTGCTCGACCGTTTTCCCGACGTGCCGCTTCAGGAATGGGTGCGGCGCGAGATGGCGCGTGTGCTGCCGGAACTGGCGCTGCCCGCCGAGGTGCTGACGCCCCTGAGCAGCGAGGCCGACGTATTGCGGCTGCGTCAGGCCATGCAGGTGTTTTTTGCCGAGCGGACCGCTCATCTGGCCTGCGCCCTGGTCGATGACTGGCAGTTCTACGATTACGACTCGAATCAGGACGGGGTGTTCATGTGGACGACTCCGCTGCCGCAGGGCGTCGGGGGCAGGATGCCGAAGATGATCGTGACGTATCGCCCCGATGAGGTGACGCCCGAGAGCGAGGCGCTGATCGGACGGCTGGTAGAGCAGGGACTGGGTGTGTTCATCGATCTGGAGCCGCTCCAGCGAGACGATATCGAGCTGCTGATGGACGATCTGGGCGTGCCGCCCGACCCCCGGGCGCGTGATCGGCTGCGTTCGCACAGCGGCGGGAATCCGCTGTTCCTGCTCGAAACCGTCAAGTACCTGCTGGAAAGCGGGCAGTTTGAAGGCGGGCTGCCCGAGCGGTTGCCGCTGCCGCCCAAGGTGGGGCAACTGATCGAGCGCCGCCTCGCGCTGCTGTCACCGCCCGCTCTTCAGGCAGTCCGGGCCGCCGCCGTTCTGCAACGCGATTTCGATGTCGAACTGGTGGCGCAGGTGCTGGGCGCTCCGCTCTTCGATCTGCTGGGTGCATGGGAAGAGCTGGAGTCGGCTCAGATCATGCGGGGCGAGAGCTTCTCGCACGATCTGGTGTACGAGGCGGTGCGTCAGGGGGTGCCTGCCTCGATCTGGCCGCTGCTGCACCGGGGCGCGGCGCGGGCGCTCGAAGGGCAGGGCGCACATCCCGCCCGTATCGCCACGCACTGGCTCGGCGGCGGCAAACCCGCGCTGGCGGCCCCCTGCTGGCTGGCTGCCGCCGAGACGGCGCGGGCCAGATACCTGACGGGAACAGTCGCCGACAATCTCGGACAGGCCGGAGACGCGTTCTGGGCAGCGGGGAACGCCGACGCTGCCTTCGACGCCTGGATGCAGCAGGCGGAAGAACTGTTCTATCTGGAGCGTCTGGACGATTTTCTGGCGTGTGCCGAGGCGATGCAGGCGCGGGCCAGTACCCTGCGTCAGCGCGGCATAGTTCAGCGCCTCATCAGCGCCCGGCACTGGATGCACGGCGACGCAGACGGCGCGGTTCGAGCTGCCGACCTCGGTCTGACGTATGCCGTGCAGGCCGCAGATCTGCGCCTGGAAGCCGAACTGCTGGAACTGCGCGGAGCGGTGAGCTTACAGAGCTACCCCTCGCAGGATCTTCACGAGTCGCTCGAACGCATGATGGTCATCGGGAATACGCTGAATGATCGGCTGATCCAGGCGAAGGCACACATCATGCTCTCGACCCAGTTCAGTGAGCGCGAGCTGCGCGTGTCGCTGCACCATGCCGAGGCGGGCGAACGGCTGTTTCGCAGCCTGCACGATTCCACCGGGGTCGCCGCGTGCGCTCAGAAGGCCGCCAGCGCGTATCTGAAGCTGGGCGACCTCGGCGCGGTGCGCGGGACCCTGGCCCGCAAGGCGGCAGAGCTGGCGCAGGGAGACAGGCCCATTACCCAGCAGTTTTATCTGCTGGAAAGTCAGGCGCACTGCGACTATGCCCAGGGACATTACCGGCAGGCGCTCGCCGCCCTTGGTGAAGCGCTGAGTCTGGAGGTGATGCACGGCCCGCTCTGGAGACCCGGCCTGCGTGCGTGGCGGGCCACCGTGCTGGCCGATCTGGGTGCGTCTGACGAGGCACTTGCCGAGGTTCGTACTGTGCTGTGCGGCCTTCCGACCTCGCTGCATCACCGTCTGGAAGTCCGGGTGCTGAGCCTGGACGTGCTGGCAGCGCTGGGGCAGTGGGCCGAGGCGGCAGCGGCGTTGTCTGAAGCTCAGCGCGTTCCGCACGGCGGCGTGTACTGGGGAGCGCGGCTGGAACTCGCACGGGCCGCCCTGCTGCCGCCCGCCGAACGGCTGCCCATTCTGAACGATGTGCTGCGCCGTAGCCGTGAAGACGGACTACGGGGGCTGTCGCTGGCTGCTGAAGTGCGCCGCAACGCAGCCAGGCTGGCTCTGAACCTTGCGCCGCTGCCCTGGGAAGCAGACCCCACAGACCACCCTGCCGGGGTGATCGGACTGCCCGAATGGCTGTCGGTGCGGGTGCAGGTCGCCGCAGCGCTCGGCCCTCAGCAGCAGGCCGAGGCGTGGTCAGCGTTCCGCACCTGGACGGTGCAGGCAGTCCGTTCCGACGTTCCGCCCGAATACCGCGCCGCTTTTCTGCGGCAGGCGCGTATCCGTTCGGTGGTTCCTCAGAGTGAAGTGGAAACGCTGCCGAGCTTCAAAGACTGA
- a CDS encoding carboxypeptidase-like regulatory domain-containing protein, translating to MHKMIPAGLLALFTVSAALAAPGKPAPGSVQGHALDTTGKPLSGVQIWIKPVVTTGVAETLTDDQGRYVVTGLPPVGYRSYAWLQTPYQGKTFCYRLAQPSTADYNAFNPASGQIRNFKWQLSGRIPGEEPYSDLGYFGGSLPLMAAFGQDRWATQDDEMEVQLTPVGPLIDGSAGKPLTRTAPARGMVLDVPIGTYRVRATFISANGKREAVQVSGFDGDYASEATVKFKPSGDICKGTTGGAPGRAYVYWKFQ from the coding sequence ATGCACAAGATGATTCCGGCTGGCCTTCTCGCCCTCTTTACCGTGTCGGCGGCCCTGGCTGCCCCCGGCAAACCCGCTCCCGGCAGCGTGCAGGGACACGCGCTCGACACGACCGGCAAACCGCTTTCCGGCGTGCAGATCTGGATCAAACCCGTCGTGACCACGGGTGTTGCCGAAACACTCACCGACGATCAGGGCCGCTATGTGGTCACGGGCCTGCCCCCGGTCGGCTACCGCTCGTATGCCTGGCTTCAGACGCCGTACCAGGGCAAAACCTTCTGCTACCGCCTCGCCCAGCCCAGCACGGCAGACTACAACGCCTTCAACCCCGCCAGCGGACAGATTCGCAACTTCAAATGGCAGCTTTCGGGGCGCATTCCCGGCGAAGAACCGTACAGCGACCTGGGCTACTTCGGGGGCAGCCTGCCGCTGATGGCCGCCTTCGGTCAGGACCGCTGGGCCACCCAGGACGACGAAATGGAAGTGCAGCTGACGCCGGTCGGCCCGCTGATCGACGGCAGCGCGGGCAAGCCCCTGACCAGAACGGCCCCCGCACGCGGCATGGTGCTCGACGTGCCCATCGGAACGTACCGCGTCAGAGCGACCTTTATCAGTGCGAACGGCAAGCGCGAAGCCGTGCAGGTGTCGGGCTTCGACGGCGACTACGCCAGCGAGGCGACCGTGAAATTCAAGCCCTCGGGCGACATCTGCAAGGGCACGACCGGGGGTGCGCCGGGCCGCGCCTACGTGTACTGGAAGTTCCAGTGA
- a CDS encoding DUF4917 family protein encodes MLKKLEDILEEFSSEDAIVFGNGMSMAVLGNRFSYSNIAARIKESYLESGKRYLSSITDLRGSSINIEENIRYLDESSKILMNIINENIISPDTSIDKAIRHRDNTQLLFASSTLRDIYLDSQREMIEAIIALHPEAVDKNPKLLRMHNLLNLFRHIFTVNFDVLTYIAFSSFVTNGVTKFSDMFVKHDQGSSVAHFKPPESVNDGRTYLYYLHGGIHIFTDSEKRTTYKVIRAPHETIIMAVRRKINESGSIPIFVFEGTKEYKMERISSNAYLKKCYESLSEIESSRILIFGLELMDNDRHIIEAISRNKNIQKIYFGIYSHDELDIDYIRARTRLLLKNSGKEIIFYSTSEYFGHL; translated from the coding sequence ATGTTGAAAAAGCTAGAGGATATCCTGGAGGAATTCAGCTCGGAGGATGCCATAGTTTTTGGCAACGGCATGTCGATGGCGGTCCTGGGTAACAGATTCAGCTATTCAAATATTGCAGCCCGTATCAAAGAGTCATATCTGGAGTCGGGAAAAAGATATCTGAGTTCTATCACCGACTTGCGTGGAAGTTCAATAAATATTGAGGAGAACATCAGATATCTGGACGAATCATCAAAAATTCTGATGAACATCATCAACGAAAATATAATTTCTCCAGACACGAGCATAGACAAAGCCATACGCCACAGAGACAATACTCAACTTCTTTTTGCATCTTCTACCCTCAGAGACATCTATCTCGATAGTCAGAGGGAGATGATCGAAGCTATCATCGCGCTGCATCCGGAGGCGGTGGATAAAAACCCCAAACTTTTAAGAATGCATAATCTTTTAAATCTTTTCAGGCATATATTTACGGTTAACTTTGATGTATTGACATATATTGCCTTTTCAAGTTTCGTTACGAATGGCGTAACCAAATTCAGCGATATGTTTGTAAAACACGATCAGGGAAGCTCGGTAGCTCATTTCAAGCCGCCTGAAAGTGTCAACGATGGCAGAACATACTTATATTATCTGCACGGTGGCATCCATATATTCACCGATTCAGAAAAAAGAACAACCTACAAAGTAATAAGAGCACCCCATGAAACTATAATCATGGCAGTCAGACGTAAAATCAACGAATCGGGTTCAATACCGATTTTTGTTTTTGAGGGAACAAAAGAATACAAAATGGAGAGAATCTCATCGAATGCCTATTTAAAGAAGTGTTATGAATCTCTGAGTGAAATCGAGTCCAGCAGAATACTGATTTTTGGCCTGGAGCTGATGGATAATGATAGACACATTATTGAGGCAATTTCCAGAAATAAGAATATCCAGAAAATATATTTTGGCATTTATAGTCACGATGAACTCGATATCGATTATATCAGAGCGCGTACCAGATTGCTTCTGAAGAATTCCGGAAAGGAGATTATCTTCTATTCTACTTCTGAATACTTCGGCCACCTTTGA
- a CDS encoding alpha/beta hydrolase fold domain-containing protein, whose translation MNKARTPSLLLLLGAASVAAVVALRLSQARPSVQMHLARLYLRLRMKHPDLAALEQTYHTRSYPQAAPLPASLRALCTVEESQIQGCRVIHLTPLSASAGVHLLYLHGGSYVDELLRNHWELIEALIKATGARVTVPLYPLAPEHTSVAAFALLDEVYRTLLITTPAEQVVLCGDSAGGGLALAQAMRLRDAGRSQPGRIVLFAPWLDLTLSDPAIRAAEPHDLILRVDALKLCGSWWAADQDARQPALSPLYGDLQNLPPIDVFIGTDDLFIVDARSFHRRAHDAGADVRLHETPGGFHVFMVASVLPESQEVYRQVARILGTS comes from the coding sequence ATGAACAAAGCCAGAACGCCTTCTCTCCTCCTTCTTCTCGGCGCAGCCTCTGTCGCAGCTGTCGTGGCACTCAGGCTCTCGCAGGCTCGCCCCAGCGTGCAGATGCACCTCGCCCGGCTGTATCTGCGCCTCAGAATGAAGCACCCCGACCTCGCCGCGCTGGAACAGACCTACCACACCCGTTCGTACCCGCAGGCTGCGCCGCTTCCCGCATCGCTCAGAGCGCTCTGCACCGTCGAGGAGTCGCAGATACAGGGCTGCCGGGTCATACACCTGACGCCGCTGAGCGCTTCTGCGGGCGTGCATCTGCTGTATCTGCACGGCGGCTCCTACGTCGATGAGCTGCTCCGTAACCACTGGGAGCTGATCGAGGCTCTGATTAAGGCGACGGGCGCACGCGTGACGGTGCCGCTGTATCCACTCGCGCCCGAGCATACTTCGGTGGCAGCGTTTGCCCTGCTGGACGAGGTGTACCGTACTCTGCTCATTACCACGCCCGCCGAACAGGTGGTGCTGTGCGGAGATTCGGCGGGCGGTGGGCTGGCGCTGGCCCAAGCCATGCGGCTGCGCGATGCCGGGCGTTCGCAGCCGGGCCGGATCGTGCTGTTTGCGCCCTGGCTCGATCTGACGCTCAGCGATCCGGCCATTCGCGCCGCCGAGCCACACGATCTGATCTTGCGCGTGGATGCCCTGAAGTTGTGCGGGTCGTGGTGGGCCGCAGATCAGGATGCCCGGCAGCCTGCGCTCAGCCCGCTGTACGGCGACCTTCAGAACCTGCCGCCCATCGACGTATTTATCGGAACCGACGACCTGTTTATCGTGGATGCCCGCAGCTTTCATCGCCGGGCACACGACGCGGGCGCAGACGTGCGGCTGCACGAGACGCCCGGCGGGTTTCATGTCTTCATGGTGGCGAGCGTGCTGCCCGAATCTCAGGAGGTGTATCGGCAGGTGGCCCGCATTCTGGGCACCAGCTGA
- a CDS encoding delta-60 repeat domain-containing protein produces the protein MKRSLIISALLLTGSLVACGGSGAAQPDLNIRTIELTPSTASISVGQSTTLNATAKNAQGQALTGISFVWKSSAETVAKVVGGVVTGMGAGNASITASAGNVTSNATALTVTQPQSSSFDLSLSQDRLPVITGTSAHLTVTLKRNSGFSGAVNVTLSGLPTGATSVPVSIPEGQSSAEVTVSAASGAAHSQPTPVTLTGTATGTASVSKTITVTVRGPAGSLDTTFGTGGVAVTPVSAGEDVPYAVAAQPDGKLIVVGRTAGSTSNDFGIVRYTRDGGLDQSFGNSGKVLIDFAGSSDIARAVALQADGKILVAGGATTGNAERFGLARLNANGTLDTSFGVGGKVTTAFSGSSADRPLAVVVQPDGAVVVGGQATFASNATGIDFALARYTPSGTLDSTFGTGGQVTTALASQNGSDSVHALTLQQGKIIAVGGEGDFSAVRYTPSGTLDTTFGTGGKVSGIFAGTIGVANAVQLDSQNRVVLAGQSQNDTAVVRLTENGALDSTFGTDGKKVIAISAGNWDAATGLAVQTDGKIVLSGWVYEGNSSSGNFAVTRLNDLGQLDNSFGQSGVTITPVATGRKDDQAQALTLQPDERIPATRIVAVGLRNDSNQDFALTRYWP, from the coding sequence ATGAAGCGCAGCCTTATTATCAGTGCCCTGCTGTTGACCGGAAGTCTGGTCGCGTGCGGCGGAAGCGGAGCAGCCCAGCCGGACCTGAACATCAGGACCATCGAACTCACGCCCAGCACGGCGAGTATCAGTGTCGGCCAGTCGACGACCCTGAACGCCACCGCGAAAAACGCCCAGGGACAGGCCCTGACCGGCATCAGCTTCGTCTGGAAATCGAGCGCCGAGACGGTGGCAAAGGTGGTGGGCGGCGTCGTGACCGGCATGGGCGCGGGCAATGCCAGCATCACGGCCAGCGCGGGTAACGTCACCAGCAACGCCACCGCTTTGACCGTGACCCAGCCGCAGTCCAGCAGCTTCGACCTGTCGCTCTCGCAGGACAGATTACCGGTTATCACCGGAACGAGCGCCCACCTGACCGTGACGCTGAAGCGGAACAGCGGGTTTTCCGGCGCGGTGAACGTGACCCTGAGCGGCCTGCCCACCGGGGCGACGAGTGTGCCGGTCAGTATTCCGGAGGGGCAGAGCAGCGCAGAAGTGACGGTGAGTGCTGCCAGCGGGGCCGCACACTCTCAGCCCACCCCCGTGACGCTGACCGGCACAGCCACCGGAACCGCCAGCGTTTCAAAAACCATCACCGTGACGGTGCGCGGCCCCGCTGGCAGCCTCGACACCACTTTCGGCACGGGCGGCGTCGCCGTCACCCCGGTCAGCGCGGGCGAGGACGTACCCTACGCAGTAGCGGCGCAGCCAGACGGCAAACTGATCGTGGTGGGCCGCACGGCTGGCAGCACCTCCAACGACTTCGGAATCGTGCGCTACACCCGCGACGGTGGCCTCGACCAGAGCTTTGGCAACAGCGGCAAGGTGCTGATCGATTTCGCGGGCAGCAGCGACATCGCCCGCGCTGTGGCCCTGCAAGCCGACGGCAAGATTCTGGTGGCGGGAGGCGCGACCACCGGCAACGCCGAACGCTTCGGCCTTGCCCGCCTGAACGCCAACGGCACGCTCGATACCAGTTTTGGTGTCGGCGGCAAGGTGACCACCGCCTTCAGCGGCAGCAGCGCAGATCGGCCCCTGGCAGTGGTGGTGCAGCCAGACGGCGCGGTGGTGGTGGGCGGGCAGGCCACGTTCGCCAGCAACGCGACAGGCATCGATTTCGCTCTGGCACGCTACACGCCGTCTGGCACGCTCGACAGCACTTTCGGCACGGGTGGACAGGTCACGACTGCACTGGCTTCACAGAACGGCAGTGACAGCGTGCACGCCCTGACCCTGCAACAGGGCAAGATCATCGCGGTGGGCGGCGAGGGCGACTTTAGCGCAGTCCGCTACACGCCGTCTGGCACGCTCGATACCACCTTCGGCACAGGCGGCAAGGTCAGCGGCATCTTTGCCGGAACCATCGGAGTGGCGAACGCCGTGCAGCTCGACAGCCAGAACCGCGTGGTGCTGGCTGGACAGAGCCAGAACGACACGGCGGTGGTGCGCCTGACGGAAAACGGCGCACTCGACAGCACCTTTGGCACGGACGGCAAAAAGGTCATCGCCATCAGCGCGGGCAACTGGGACGCGGCAACCGGGCTGGCCGTCCAGACAGACGGCAAGATCGTGCTGAGCGGCTGGGTCTATGAGGGCAACTCGTCGTCGGGGAACTTCGCCGTCACGCGGCTGAACGACCTCGGGCAGCTCGACAACAGCTTCGGACAGAGTGGCGTCACCATCACCCCGGTTGCCACCGGCCGCAAAGACGACCAGGCGCAGGCGCTCACGCTTCAGCCCGACGAGCGCATTCCCGCCACGCGCATCGTGGCAGTGGGCCTGCGGAACGACAGCAATCAGGATTTCGCCCTGACCCGCTACTGGCCGTAA
- a CDS encoding VOC family protein, protein MTDQHMPSQNVLGIVHTAIAVSDLHHQIEFWQQVLGFTLEGTAEIGGPLPEDETGVPGIRSRIAVLSKGGYSIELYQPLAPEGRDTYRPGPADIGSWHLALKVTDLDELVRISGEWGCQVRGRVVVVEEGPGPVGARLVYLHNADGTILEFVQLPEARPG, encoded by the coding sequence ATGACAGATCAGCACATGCCATCTCAGAACGTGCTGGGAATCGTTCATACCGCCATTGCCGTCAGCGACCTGCACCATCAGATCGAATTCTGGCAGCAGGTGCTGGGGTTCACGCTGGAGGGCACGGCAGAAATCGGCGGCCCGCTGCCAGAGGACGAAACAGGCGTTCCCGGTATCCGCAGCAGGATCGCAGTGTTGTCCAAGGGTGGCTACAGCATCGAACTGTATCAGCCGCTCGCTCCCGAAGGCCGCGACACGTACCGACCAGGCCCCGCAGACATCGGTTCGTGGCATCTGGCGCTCAAAGTGACCGATCTGGATGAGCTTGTCCGGATCAGCGGCGAGTGGGGCTGTCAGGTGCGCGGCAGGGTGGTGGTGGTCGAGGAGGGGCCTGGCCCGGTTGGTGCTCGTCTGGTCTATCTGCACAACGCCGACGGCACCATCCTGGAATTTGTTCAGCTTCCTGAAGCCAGACCCGGATAA
- a CDS encoding MBL fold metallo-hydrolase produces MFQELTEPNLVLPLHPDDFFVILLGTGTPRAYPNAAKPALVVVAGGRPLLFDCGSDTVRQLIGCGVMAQRIGDVFFTHHHYDHNAGFPDLFISSWRTHVGVMAGRSEPLRVYGPSNTRQIIGKFHDALSYDIGLRLSYNKSDAGGAEVVYRESDEGVLLDEGGVRVTAFGVDHHPASPAVGYSVEFAGRRVVISGDTRPVETTLTASRGASLLIHDAYNAAWLAEVRDANPDLAVQVMNPAKYHTTTLEAATLAATAGVPHLVLTHHIPVPRATPEAEASYTSGMAELYSGKITLGRDLMRLDVP; encoded by the coding sequence ATGTTTCAAGAGCTGACCGAACCCAATCTCGTCCTCCCCCTGCATCCGGACGACTTTTTCGTGATCCTGCTGGGCACCGGCACGCCACGGGCCTATCCGAATGCTGCCAAGCCCGCTCTGGTGGTCGTTGCCGGGGGTCGCCCGCTGCTGTTCGACTGCGGAAGCGACACCGTGCGGCAGCTGATCGGCTGCGGTGTGATGGCGCAGCGCATCGGTGACGTGTTCTTCACGCACCACCATTACGACCACAACGCCGGATTTCCCGACCTGTTCATCAGCAGTTGGCGCACCCATGTCGGTGTCATGGCAGGCCGTTCCGAGCCGCTGCGGGTGTATGGCCCCAGCAATACCCGCCAGATCATCGGCAAGTTTCACGACGCCCTGAGTTACGACATCGGCCTTCGTCTGAGTTACAACAAATCGGATGCGGGCGGCGCAGAGGTCGTGTACCGCGAGAGCGACGAGGGCGTGCTGCTCGACGAGGGCGGCGTGCGCGTCACGGCTTTTGGCGTCGATCACCATCCAGCTTCACCAGCAGTGGGCTACAGCGTGGAATTTGCGGGGCGCAGGGTGGTTATTTCCGGCGATACCCGCCCGGTAGAAACCACCCTGACTGCCAGCCGGGGCGCGTCGCTGCTGATTCACGATGCCTACAACGCCGCGTGGCTCGCCGAAGTCAGAGACGCCAATCCAGACCTCGCCGTGCAGGTCATGAATCCGGCCAAGTACCACACCACCACGCTGGAAGCGGCGACTCTGGCGGCAACAGCGGGGGTGCCCCATCTGGTCTTGACACACCACATCCCGGTACCCAGAGCCACACCGGAAGCAGAGGCGAGCTATACCTCAGGCATGGCCGAGCTGTACAGCGGCAAAATCACGCTGGGACGCGATCTGATGCGGCTGGATGTGCCCTGA
- a CDS encoding alpha/beta fold hydrolase has product MTRTLFLPGAGGSATFWKPVADRTRLEHVLLAWPGLGNEPAHSDVRGLDDLVLMVLRHMTQPVNIVAQSMGGLVALRAALAAPTMVRRLVLAATSGGVPVADLGGSAWQSEYYRTYPDAAPWIGTITEDLSSQLRFVAAPTLLLWGDHDPISPVAVGERLHTLLPRAALRVIPGADHDLAQQHAELVASLIVQHCEAGDSSPRPDRSPLP; this is encoded by the coding sequence ATGACACGCACCCTGTTCCTTCCGGGCGCAGGAGGATCGGCCACCTTCTGGAAGCCAGTGGCCGACCGAACCCGCTTGGAACATGTCCTCCTGGCCTGGCCCGGTCTGGGAAACGAACCGGCTCACTCCGATGTGCGCGGCCTCGACGATCTGGTGCTGATGGTGCTGCGACACATGACGCAACCTGTGAATATCGTCGCGCAGTCGATGGGCGGGCTGGTCGCACTCAGAGCAGCGCTCGCAGCACCGACGATGGTCAGGCGTCTGGTACTGGCCGCGACGTCGGGCGGGGTGCCGGTGGCTGACCTCGGCGGTTCAGCGTGGCAGTCGGAGTACTACCGCACCTACCCAGACGCCGCCCCCTGGATCGGCACCATAACCGAGGATCTGTCCTCGCAGCTTCGGTTCGTGGCGGCTCCAACGCTGCTGCTGTGGGGCGACCACGACCCGATCAGCCCCGTCGCCGTTGGAGAGCGCCTGCACACACTCCTGCCCCGGGCAGCACTGCGGGTGATTCCAGGGGCCGATCATGATCTCGCCCAGCAACACGCCGAACTGGTGGCGTCTCTGATCGTGCAGCACTGCGAAGCAGGCGACTCCAGCCCCAGGCCAGATCGCTCTCCTCTTCCCTGA